A genomic region of Eriocheir sinensis breed Jianghai 21 chromosome 42, ASM2467909v1, whole genome shotgun sequence contains the following coding sequences:
- the LOC127010106 gene encoding ralA-binding protein 1-A-like isoform X1, producing the protein MDFESPDVEKEFPGLYASESSRRSDSDYGDSGHERGGKKELLRSKKKERNDKKKDKGYAALGEDSSPDDMEGQDTRNPLKPKKQKSFKFLHKREKEEKEDRKEEKRKEKVERKIDKRKEKEERRKEKEEKKRFKKDKKKKEEQEEEEVPVFGVPLCLAVQRCPAHDGIQLPAIVRECIDQIEERGLHCEGIYRLSGVKSKVHQLRRLYNTGEAVRLCDQEPHVIASLLKQYLRELPEPVLTSDMMPHFEDVAMIPNPGERAEAMRQLINRLPTANRLLLQYMFKHMGHIIARERDTKMTYQNVSIVLSPTMQISHRVLNVFFLNHAYLFGGVAIKKYIPPIGSSSSGSSGERSLEQLQSVAEIEVEMMKQESLLAHLHTQVTAGQVSRSKEERLWEAQRIVTLLKRKLRSAQRREEEERGRRLRKEPPEREVTSEECEGDISSYRGGASASEDSSEGGGGGGGTGGTVGGLQRHPTQPTTTTTTITTTNNVTVISTEEVPTSDDCVSGTAIVDECSAVSASVSVAPQTDGDSALQGDVRVPSDEPKTEEEKEEEEKKEEEEENKASDVIKLEEEEKKEEEEEKERETGEQIDGERREEGKKERRKKEKELEEEEEEEEKFTNFTTKISTNERGPQVTVIQIVPQGTAGVAQGASGVPQGRGELPPPPRPEARRLAVEKVTLRETRSLDDTRPKDSELLSLVAREMLVAAEHEELLSMNHDLMRKLKAERAEITRLREEIQEMQTLYGYRTYSYDSSESDGSESDRESDTEEEMLTRLSHVTKANRLLQEENRALTRRIQEEREAVVQMRVRLQQAQWRDLCPDTPMAPVC; encoded by the exons ATGGAGACAGCGGGCATGAACGGGGGGGCAAGAAGGAGCTGTTGAGAAGCAAAAAGAAGGAGCGGAACgacaagaagaaagacaagggTTACGCGGCGCTCGGAGAAGACAGCTCGCCAGACGACATGGAGGGCCAGGACAcaag GAATCCTTTGAAGCCCAAGAAGCAAAAATCCTTCAAGTTCCtccacaagagagagaaagaggagaaggaggacaggaaggaggagaagaggaaggagaaggtggagagaaagattgacaagcggaaggagaaggaggagcggaggaaggagaaggaggagaaaaagaggtttaagaaggacaagaagaagaaggaggaacaggaggaag aggaAGTGCCTGTGTTTGGAGTGCCACTGTGCCTGGCCGTCCAGCGCTGCCCGGCACACGATGGCATCCAGCTGCCCGCCATTGTCAGGGAGTGCATTGACCAGATAGAGGAGCGGG GTCTCCACTGTGAGGGCATCTACAGGCTGAGTGGCGTCAAGAGCAAAGTACATCAACTGCGTCGCCTCTACAACACTGGGGAGGCTGTGAGGCTGTGTGACCAGGAGCCGCACGTCATCGCATCCCTCCTCAAGCAGTACCtcag ggagttgccggagccagtgttgACGTCGGACATGATGCCACACTTTGAGGATGTAGCGATGATTCCTAACCCCGGGGAGCGCGCCGAGGCCATGCGCCAGCTGATCAACCGCCTGCCAACCGCCAACCGCCTGCTGCTCCAATACATGTTCAAGCATATGGGACACATCATTGCAAGG GAGCGTGACACCAAGATGACCTACCAGAATGTGAGCATCGTGCTGTCGCCCACCATGCAGATTTCTCACCGGGTGCTCAATGTCTTCTTCCTCAACCATGCCTACCTCTTTGGGGGAGTCGCCATCAAAAA GTACATTCCGCCCattggtagcagcagcagcggcagcagtggAGAGCGGAGTCTGGAACAGCTGCAAAGTGTGGCAGAGATTGAGGTGGAAATGATGAAGCAGGAATCTCTGTTGGCACACCTCCatactcag gTAACCGCTGGGCAGGTGTCTCGGAGCAAGGAGGAGCGGCTTTGGGAGGCCCAGCGCATTGTGACCCTTCTTAag AGGAAGCTTCGGTCAGCccagcggagggaggaggaggagcgagggaggcGGCTGCGGAAGGAGCCGCCAGAGAGGGAGGTCACATCGGAGGAGTGCGAGGGCGACATATCCTCCTATAGAGGCGGCGCATCAGCCTCCGAGGACAGCAGtgaaggcggcggtggtggtggtggcactggCGGCACTGTTGGGGGTCTACAGCGGCACCCTactcaacccaccaccaccaccaccaccatcaccaccaccaataatgtGACAGTTATTAGCACGGAGGAAGTGCCGACTAGTGATGATTGTGTTTCCGGCACTGCCATTGTTGACGAGTGCAGTGCCGTGAGTGCCAGTGTTAGTGTGGCACCTCAGACGGATGGTGATTCGGCACTCCAGGGTGATGTCAGAGTGCCAAGTGATGAGCCCAAaaccgaggaggagaaggaggaggaggaaaagaaggaagaggaggaggaaaacaaagctaGTGATGTGATcaaactggaggaagaggagaagaaagaggaggaggaggagaaggagagagaaacaggggaacaaatagatggagagaggagagaagaaggaaagaaagagagaaggaaaaaggagaaggaattggaggaggaggaggaggaggaggaaaaattcacCAACTTCACCACCAAAATCTCCACCAATGAGAGAGGACCCCAAGTTACTGTTATACAAATAGTGCCACAGGGAACAGCGGGGGTGGCACAGGGGGCCTCAGGGGTGCCGCAGGGGAGGGGAGAGCTGCCCCCGCCCCCTCGACCTGAGGCAAGACGTTTGGCTGTTGAGAAAGTTACGCTGAGAGAGACTCGGAGCCTTGACGACACTAGGCCTAAGG ACAGCGAGCTCCTGTCACTGGTGGCCCGCGAGATGCTTGTTGCAGCAGAGCACGAGGAGCTGTTGTCCATGAACCATGACCTCATGCGGAAGCTCAAGGCCGAGCGCGCGGAGATAACCAGACTCAGGGAGGAGATACAGGAGATGCAGACACTCTACGgctacag aaCCTATTCCTACGACAGCAGTGAGAGTGACGGCAGTGAGAGTGACCGCGAGAGTGACACGGAGGAGGAGATGCTGACCAGGCTGTCCCACGTCACCAAGGCCAACAGATTACTACAG gAGGAGAACCGAGCCCTAACACGTCGCATACAAGAAGAACGCGAGGCTGTGGTCCAAATGAGGGTCAGGCTACAACAGGCCCAGTGGCGTGACCTTTGCCCTGACACCCCCATGGCACCCGTCTGCTAG
- the LOC127010106 gene encoding ralA-binding protein 1-A-like isoform X2, translating to MEGQDTRNPLKPKKQKSFKFLHKREKEEKEDRKEEKRKEKVERKIDKRKEKEERRKEKEEKKRFKKDKKKKEEQEEEEVPVFGVPLCLAVQRCPAHDGIQLPAIVRECIDQIEERGLHCEGIYRLSGVKSKVHQLRRLYNTGEAVRLCDQEPHVIASLLKQYLRELPEPVLTSDMMPHFEDVAMIPNPGERAEAMRQLINRLPTANRLLLQYMFKHMGHIIARERDTKMTYQNVSIVLSPTMQISHRVLNVFFLNHAYLFGGVAIKKYIPPIGSSSSGSSGERSLEQLQSVAEIEVEMMKQESLLAHLHTQVTAGQVSRSKEERLWEAQRIVTLLKRKLRSAQRREEEERGRRLRKEPPEREVTSEECEGDISSYRGGASASEDSSEGGGGGGGTGGTVGGLQRHPTQPTTTTTTITTTNNVTVISTEEVPTSDDCVSGTAIVDECSAVSASVSVAPQTDGDSALQGDVRVPSDEPKTEEEKEEEEKKEEEEENKASDVIKLEEEEKKEEEEEKERETGEQIDGERREEGKKERRKKEKELEEEEEEEEKFTNFTTKISTNERGPQVTVIQIVPQGTAGVAQGASGVPQGRGELPPPPRPEARRLAVEKVTLRETRSLDDTRPKDSELLSLVAREMLVAAEHEELLSMNHDLMRKLKAERAEITRLREEIQEMQTLYGYRTYSYDSSESDGSESDRESDTEEEMLTRLSHVTKANRLLQEENRALTRRIQEEREAVVQMRVRLQQAQWRDLCPDTPMAPVC from the exons ATGGAGGGCCAGGACAcaag GAATCCTTTGAAGCCCAAGAAGCAAAAATCCTTCAAGTTCCtccacaagagagagaaagaggagaaggaggacaggaaggaggagaagaggaaggagaaggtggagagaaagattgacaagcggaaggagaaggaggagcggaggaaggagaaggaggagaaaaagaggtttaagaaggacaagaagaagaaggaggaacaggaggaag aggaAGTGCCTGTGTTTGGAGTGCCACTGTGCCTGGCCGTCCAGCGCTGCCCGGCACACGATGGCATCCAGCTGCCCGCCATTGTCAGGGAGTGCATTGACCAGATAGAGGAGCGGG GTCTCCACTGTGAGGGCATCTACAGGCTGAGTGGCGTCAAGAGCAAAGTACATCAACTGCGTCGCCTCTACAACACTGGGGAGGCTGTGAGGCTGTGTGACCAGGAGCCGCACGTCATCGCATCCCTCCTCAAGCAGTACCtcag ggagttgccggagccagtgttgACGTCGGACATGATGCCACACTTTGAGGATGTAGCGATGATTCCTAACCCCGGGGAGCGCGCCGAGGCCATGCGCCAGCTGATCAACCGCCTGCCAACCGCCAACCGCCTGCTGCTCCAATACATGTTCAAGCATATGGGACACATCATTGCAAGG GAGCGTGACACCAAGATGACCTACCAGAATGTGAGCATCGTGCTGTCGCCCACCATGCAGATTTCTCACCGGGTGCTCAATGTCTTCTTCCTCAACCATGCCTACCTCTTTGGGGGAGTCGCCATCAAAAA GTACATTCCGCCCattggtagcagcagcagcggcagcagtggAGAGCGGAGTCTGGAACAGCTGCAAAGTGTGGCAGAGATTGAGGTGGAAATGATGAAGCAGGAATCTCTGTTGGCACACCTCCatactcag gTAACCGCTGGGCAGGTGTCTCGGAGCAAGGAGGAGCGGCTTTGGGAGGCCCAGCGCATTGTGACCCTTCTTAag AGGAAGCTTCGGTCAGCccagcggagggaggaggaggagcgagggaggcGGCTGCGGAAGGAGCCGCCAGAGAGGGAGGTCACATCGGAGGAGTGCGAGGGCGACATATCCTCCTATAGAGGCGGCGCATCAGCCTCCGAGGACAGCAGtgaaggcggcggtggtggtggtggcactggCGGCACTGTTGGGGGTCTACAGCGGCACCCTactcaacccaccaccaccaccaccaccatcaccaccaccaataatgtGACAGTTATTAGCACGGAGGAAGTGCCGACTAGTGATGATTGTGTTTCCGGCACTGCCATTGTTGACGAGTGCAGTGCCGTGAGTGCCAGTGTTAGTGTGGCACCTCAGACGGATGGTGATTCGGCACTCCAGGGTGATGTCAGAGTGCCAAGTGATGAGCCCAAaaccgaggaggagaaggaggaggaggaaaagaaggaagaggaggaggaaaacaaagctaGTGATGTGATcaaactggaggaagaggagaagaaagaggaggaggaggagaaggagagagaaacaggggaacaaatagatggagagaggagagaagaaggaaagaaagagagaaggaaaaaggagaaggaattggaggaggaggaggaggaggaggaaaaattcacCAACTTCACCACCAAAATCTCCACCAATGAGAGAGGACCCCAAGTTACTGTTATACAAATAGTGCCACAGGGAACAGCGGGGGTGGCACAGGGGGCCTCAGGGGTGCCGCAGGGGAGGGGAGAGCTGCCCCCGCCCCCTCGACCTGAGGCAAGACGTTTGGCTGTTGAGAAAGTTACGCTGAGAGAGACTCGGAGCCTTGACGACACTAGGCCTAAGG ACAGCGAGCTCCTGTCACTGGTGGCCCGCGAGATGCTTGTTGCAGCAGAGCACGAGGAGCTGTTGTCCATGAACCATGACCTCATGCGGAAGCTCAAGGCCGAGCGCGCGGAGATAACCAGACTCAGGGAGGAGATACAGGAGATGCAGACACTCTACGgctacag aaCCTATTCCTACGACAGCAGTGAGAGTGACGGCAGTGAGAGTGACCGCGAGAGTGACACGGAGGAGGAGATGCTGACCAGGCTGTCCCACGTCACCAAGGCCAACAGATTACTACAG gAGGAGAACCGAGCCCTAACACGTCGCATACAAGAAGAACGCGAGGCTGTGGTCCAAATGAGGGTCAGGCTACAACAGGCCCAGTGGCGTGACCTTTGCCCTGACACCCCCATGGCACCCGTCTGCTAG